One Effusibacillus lacus genomic region harbors:
- the ypeB gene encoding germination protein YpeB — translation MVRRLLAIAAVLALVVTGFWGFREHQQKQALLLKAENQYQRAFHDLSSNLDLLQDELGKALAMNTQRQLTPCLSNIWRISYLAQSDLGQLPLSLMPFNRTQEFLKDIGEFSYRVAIRDQRKEPLTDGEWKTLQTLYNESIDIEQDIQKLQTDVLQKNLRWMDAELALSQTHKKTDNQIVDGFKAVEKKVSEFPELQSQTLSAIKSKNRPNINNVSGDEISQEEAARKAANFLGKADTTGITVQKNGKGTLYPAFSITVQEANGQKHFMEMTVKGGHVTWTVKDREVKDPTMDLVAAQQKGEQWLSARGFSNLSLIKTEQYDNTAIYTFVPKQDGVLIYPDTVTVKVALDNGEVIGFNGQDYLFHHKQRSLQQPKLTQDQARKFVSKHTEVQEAGLALVEDEMGKEVLTYEFIGTMDNDTYRIYINADNGDEEKVEKLKQV, via the coding sequence ATGGTTAGAAGGTTACTTGCGATTGCTGCTGTACTTGCATTAGTTGTCACCGGTTTTTGGGGATTCCGCGAACATCAACAAAAGCAAGCTTTGCTGCTGAAAGCCGAAAACCAATACCAGCGGGCCTTTCATGACCTTTCCTCCAATCTGGATCTATTGCAGGATGAACTGGGAAAGGCTTTGGCAATGAACACACAACGTCAGCTGACTCCGTGTCTTTCAAACATATGGAGAATCTCCTATTTGGCGCAATCAGATTTGGGACAACTGCCTTTAAGTTTGATGCCCTTTAACCGGACCCAGGAATTTCTGAAGGATATCGGCGAATTCTCCTATCGGGTTGCCATCAGGGACCAGAGAAAAGAACCGCTGACTGACGGCGAATGGAAAACCCTGCAGACCCTTTATAATGAATCGATTGATATCGAGCAGGACATACAGAAATTGCAAACGGACGTATTGCAGAAGAATCTTCGCTGGATGGATGCAGAACTGGCTCTTTCCCAGACACACAAAAAAACAGACAATCAGATTGTTGACGGATTTAAAGCGGTTGAGAAGAAGGTCTCCGAATTCCCGGAGTTACAATCTCAGACATTAAGTGCCATCAAAAGCAAAAACAGGCCTAATATAAACAATGTTTCCGGGGATGAAATCTCCCAGGAGGAAGCGGCCAGGAAAGCGGCTAACTTCCTGGGCAAGGCGGATACAACAGGTATTACGGTGCAAAAGAACGGGAAGGGCACGCTGTATCCCGCCTTTTCCATAACGGTTCAGGAAGCAAACGGTCAAAAGCACTTTATGGAGATGACAGTGAAAGGCGGTCATGTTACCTGGACGGTCAAAGACCGTGAGGTTAAAGACCCTACAATGGATCTGGTTGCTGCCCAACAAAAAGGGGAACAATGGTTGTCAGCCCGTGGTTTTTCCAATCTTAGCCTGATTAAGACCGAACAATATGACAATACCGCCATCTATACTTTTGTTCCAAAACAAGACGGCGTGCTGATCTATCCCGATACTGTAACCGTCAAAGTAGCCCTGGATAACGGAGAAGTTATCGGTTTCAACGGACAGGATTATCTGTTTCATCACAAACAGCGTTCTTTGCAACAACCGAAGCTGACACAGGATCAGGCAAGAAAGTTTGTGTCCAAACATACTGAAGTTCAAGAGGCAGGGCTTGCACTGGTTGAAGACGAGATGGGCAAAGAAGTCCTGACGTATGAATTTATCGGCACCATGGACAATGACACCTACAGAATCTATATTAACGCGGACAACGGTGATGAAGAGAAGGTAGAGAAACTGAAGCAGGTTTGA
- the cmk gene encoding (d)CMP kinase → MTHLRVAIDGPAGAGKSTVAKKVAEKLGLIYIDTGAMYRAVTWKAIKSGIPPTDEKKITQLASSIHISFQSSDNQQKVYADGVDVTEQIRSAEVTGNVSKISAIPGVRARLVELQREMAQTRGVVMDGRDIGTFVLPDAEVKIFLTASLEERARRRTEELSNKGIQADPVEILKSIARRDEMDSTRDLAPLKKADDARIIDTTGLSIPEVVDRIVTICHDYIGTNRRGEEYNGV, encoded by the coding sequence ATGACGCATCTCAGAGTGGCGATCGACGGCCCTGCGGGTGCCGGAAAAAGCACTGTGGCCAAGAAGGTAGCCGAAAAGCTCGGACTCATATACATAGATACGGGCGCCATGTATCGGGCTGTCACTTGGAAGGCCATAAAATCCGGGATTCCTCCGACTGATGAGAAAAAGATTACCCAGCTGGCTTCCTCCATTCATATTTCGTTTCAATCGAGCGATAACCAGCAAAAGGTCTATGCAGACGGTGTCGACGTTACTGAGCAAATTCGTTCGGCGGAAGTTACCGGAAATGTATCGAAGATTTCAGCAATACCTGGTGTCCGGGCAAGACTTGTCGAACTTCAACGGGAGATGGCACAGACCCGGGGGGTTGTGATGGATGGGCGTGATATTGGAACTTTCGTCCTCCCGGATGCGGAGGTAAAAATCTTCTTGACTGCTTCATTGGAAGAGCGTGCAAGGAGGAGAACGGAAGAGCTTTCAAACAAGGGAATACAAGCCGATCCTGTTGAAATCCTGAAAAGCATTGCCAGGCGGGACGAGATGGACAGCACCAGGGATCTGGCACCTTTGAAAAAAGCGGATGATGCCCGGATCATAGATACAACCGGATTGTCAATCCCGGAAGTGGTTGATCGCATTGTTACCATATGCCATGATTATATAGGCACGAATCGGCGGGGAGAAGAGTACAATGGTGTATAA
- a CDS encoding lysophospholipid acyltransferase family protein: protein MVYKLVRGLLRVLYGIFYPLEIHGAENIPREGPVLICANHISLLDPPAVGIWVERQISFFAKEELFRIPLLGTIIRKVGAIPVRRGAGDRKALAATLEVLKNGGTVAIFPEGTRIKSGVIEQGKKGAAFFALRSDAVVIPAAILGPYRLFRKTKIIYGPPIDLSRFKEVKANSAVMENASEVIMQHIRNLASSSIERPRNLHTIQ from the coding sequence ATGGTGTATAAACTCGTTCGAGGTCTCTTGCGTGTGTTGTACGGGATCTTTTATCCTTTGGAGATTCATGGCGCCGAAAACATTCCCAGAGAAGGGCCCGTCCTGATCTGCGCAAACCATATCAGCTTGTTGGATCCTCCTGCCGTGGGAATTTGGGTGGAAAGGCAAATCTCTTTCTTCGCCAAAGAGGAATTGTTTCGAATTCCTCTTCTGGGCACAATCATCCGAAAGGTTGGCGCCATACCTGTACGCAGGGGGGCTGGTGACCGGAAAGCGCTGGCGGCGACCTTGGAAGTTTTGAAAAATGGTGGAACTGTCGCAATCTTTCCGGAAGGAACCCGGATCAAATCGGGTGTAATTGAACAGGGAAAAAAGGGGGCTGCTTTCTTTGCCCTTCGCAGTGATGCGGTTGTGATACCCGCTGCCATATTGGGTCCCTATCGGCTTTTTCGGAAGACCAAAATCATTTACGGCCCGCCGATAGATCTCAGCAGGTTTAAGGAGGTCAAGGCAAACTCTGCCGTCATGGAAAACGCCAGCGAAGTGATTATGCAGCACATCCGAAACTTGGCCTCATCAAGTATCGAACGTCCGAGGAATTTACATACTATCCAATAA
- the rpsA gene encoding 30S ribosomal protein S1: MVEEMKEVAEVMTLNKGDIVKGRITKIEEGQAIIDVGYKYDGVIPIGELSPLRIESVADAVSVGDEVEVKVLRIHEDEGKLILSKKAADASKAWDLLEQRFQNGEVFEVKVGDVVKGGLVADVGVRAFIPASLVERHFVEDFSDYKGKTLRVKVVEFDRNENKVILSQKAVLDEEFERQQQKILSEIQAGEVLEGTVRRLTDFGAFVDLGGIDGLVHISEMAWHRVDNPSEVVKEGDRVKVKVLKVDPDKGRISLSIKEAQPGPWAGVGEKFKPGDIVTGTVKRLVSFGAFVELQPGVEGLVHISQIANKHIATPQEVLEVGQEVKAKVLDVNEKEKRISLSIREVEGDNRRKEVEKFVEKQQTTQGTGVTLGDMFGDLFKKQ, from the coding sequence ATGGTAGAAGAAATGAAAGAAGTGGCAGAAGTAATGACATTAAATAAAGGTGACATAGTCAAGGGACGAATCACAAAAATTGAAGAGGGTCAAGCCATTATCGATGTTGGTTATAAATACGACGGGGTGATTCCCATTGGCGAGCTGTCCCCGCTTAGAATTGAAAGTGTGGCGGATGCAGTATCTGTCGGAGATGAAGTGGAAGTCAAGGTCCTTCGGATTCATGAGGACGAGGGCAAATTAATCCTTTCCAAAAAGGCGGCAGACGCCAGCAAAGCATGGGATCTGCTGGAACAACGTTTTCAAAACGGAGAAGTGTTTGAAGTCAAAGTGGGAGATGTGGTAAAAGGCGGGCTGGTAGCAGATGTGGGGGTTCGCGCTTTCATCCCGGCTTCTCTTGTTGAACGGCATTTCGTCGAGGATTTCAGCGATTACAAAGGAAAAACATTGCGGGTAAAAGTGGTGGAGTTTGACCGCAACGAAAATAAAGTCATTCTTTCTCAGAAAGCTGTCCTGGATGAAGAATTCGAACGGCAGCAACAAAAAATCCTGTCCGAGATTCAAGCCGGTGAAGTGCTGGAAGGTACAGTCAGAAGACTTACCGATTTCGGAGCATTTGTAGATCTGGGCGGCATTGACGGTCTTGTTCACATTTCAGAGATGGCTTGGCACCGGGTCGACAATCCGTCAGAGGTTGTCAAGGAAGGGGATCGGGTGAAAGTAAAAGTGTTAAAGGTTGATCCCGACAAAGGACGAATCTCCCTTTCCATCAAGGAAGCGCAACCTGGCCCTTGGGCTGGAGTTGGCGAAAAGTTCAAACCTGGTGACATTGTTACAGGAACCGTAAAACGCTTGGTTTCCTTCGGGGCTTTTGTTGAACTGCAGCCTGGTGTAGAGGGACTTGTTCATATATCCCAGATTGCAAACAAGCATATTGCCACTCCTCAAGAAGTTCTGGAAGTTGGCCAAGAGGTAAAAGCCAAGGTATTGGACGTAAACGAAAAGGAAAAAAGAATTTCCTTGTCCATCAGGGAAGTGGAAGGCGACAATCGCCGCAAGGAAGTAGAAAAGTTTGTCGAGAAACAACAGACTACCCAAGGAACTGGTGTCACCCTGGGAGACATGTTCGGGGATCTGTTCAAAAAACAATAA
- a CDS encoding YphA family membrane protein, giving the protein MNPGVYSFMILTVIGILFLTGWGTRFVLGTRLRNLHWAGLLFGVAIAAFFDLRIAKFLINSGTLIIFALMALYVISFKRPGYMLQFLLAVVTSAACSFTMMLLVPHDPAFYLLESQYLYPAVAVLASYLISREPLFCLNASVTGILLAGIFHDNRLAVHDSVLRIGGPELMDLTATVLMMSMAADGFVFLWGMVLARLSRRQPGKLEGDPT; this is encoded by the coding sequence ATGAATCCCGGTGTTTACAGTTTTATGATCCTGACTGTAATTGGCATATTGTTCCTTACCGGTTGGGGAACCAGATTCGTCCTCGGTACCCGTCTGCGCAATCTTCATTGGGCCGGTTTGCTGTTTGGAGTCGCTATAGCCGCATTCTTTGATTTGCGGATTGCAAAGTTTCTGATAAATAGTGGCACTCTGATCATTTTTGCTTTAATGGCCCTCTACGTCATCTCCTTCAAACGCCCGGGCTACATGCTGCAGTTCCTTTTGGCCGTTGTAACATCGGCCGCCTGCAGTTTCACCATGATGTTGCTGGTTCCGCATGATCCGGCATTCTATCTGTTGGAATCCCAATACTTGTACCCGGCAGTGGCAGTTCTTGCTTCTTATCTGATTTCACGGGAGCCCCTGTTTTGCCTGAATGCATCGGTAACAGGCATCTTACTGGCGGGGATCTTTCATGACAACCGTCTTGCGGTGCATGATTCTGTCCTGCGTATAGGAGGACCGGAGTTAATGGATCTGACAGCGACAGTCCTGATGATGTCGATGGCGGCAGATGGCTTTGTATTTTTGTGGGGAATGGTTCTGGCAAGACTCTCCCGCCGGCAGCCAGGGAAATTGGAAGGGGATCCGACATGA
- a CDS encoding YIEGIA family protein encodes MSLYTEMILVGTLLGTLARLYMLRTDYRQYPTYPHGRVIHIALGVIASGLGAVAVPSLFEKNYTAVTFLALAAQQFRDVRNMERQMLSNVDQNELVPRGITYIEGIAMVFEGRNYLVIFTAFVSSLATYFSGWPGGIMAGAAAIGICNRFMSGNVVGDIAYIQEGDLHFDGPNLYVDDIHIMNIGLQDSKNEILAHGMGLVLIPKNVNSKTTLAHLGQRQAIIHELSTILGVYRDSGTPSFVPLSKRDLASGRLAFFFLPMEKDFETAKQIVVRSPVLENSIRKPLKSKALKKTKGT; translated from the coding sequence ATGAGTCTGTACACCGAAATGATATTGGTTGGAACCCTGCTTGGCACACTCGCCCGCCTTTATATGCTGCGGACAGACTACCGCCAATATCCCACCTATCCGCACGGACGGGTGATTCATATCGCATTGGGGGTTATTGCGTCAGGTTTAGGGGCGGTGGCGGTACCGTCCCTTTTTGAGAAGAATTATACGGCTGTGACGTTTCTCGCTCTGGCGGCTCAGCAGTTCCGGGACGTAAGAAACATGGAGCGCCAGATGCTGTCCAATGTAGACCAGAATGAGTTGGTTCCCAGGGGTATAACTTACATAGAAGGGATTGCCATGGTATTCGAAGGCAGGAATTATCTTGTCATATTCACTGCGTTTGTCTCATCCCTTGCAACCTATTTCAGCGGTTGGCCGGGAGGAATCATGGCGGGGGCAGCAGCCATTGGAATCTGTAATCGTTTCATGTCCGGCAATGTAGTTGGTGACATTGCTTATATCCAAGAAGGCGACTTGCACTTTGACGGCCCCAACCTGTACGTGGATGATATCCATATCATGAATATCGGCCTGCAAGATTCCAAGAATGAAATTCTGGCTCATGGGATGGGACTGGTCTTGATCCCCAAAAATGTTAATTCAAAGACCACGTTGGCCCATTTGGGCCAGCGGCAGGCCATCATCCATGAATTGTCCACCATATTGGGGGTCTACCGGGACAGCGGCACACCATCTTTTGTACCTTTGTCAAAGAGAGATTTGGCTTCGGGCAGGTTGGCATTTTTCTTTCTCCCGATGGAGAAGGACTTTGAAACGGCGAAGCAGAT